The proteins below come from a single Fibrobacter sp. genomic window:
- a CDS encoding IS256 family transposase: MAKDKIPPHKVEMTEGKREIIKGLLSEYDIQSAEDIEEALKDLLGGTIKEMMEAEMDHHLGYEKSERSDSDDYRNGYKSKTVKSRFGKMEIEVPQDRRSTFEPQVVKKGQKNINNIDSKIISMYAKGMTTRQISDTIQDIYGFETSEGFISDVTDKILPEIEEWQNRPLEEIYPVIYIDAIHYSVRDNGVIRKLAAYVILGLTCDGHKEVLSLSVGDNESSKYWLNVLNELKNRGVKDIMVICADGLTGIKEAINAAFPKTEYQRCIVHQVRNTLKYVADKDRKPFAADLKTIYHASDEKAGAKARDRVTEKWSSKYPNAMKSWTVNWDVITPIFKFSADVRKVIYTTNAIESLNSTYRKLNRQRSVFPSDQALLKALYLATFEATKKWTLPLRDWGRVYGEMCIMYEGRLPD, from the coding sequence ATGGCAAAAGACAAAATTCCCCCACACAAAGTGGAAATGACAGAAGGCAAACGAGAAATAATCAAAGGCCTTCTGTCTGAGTATGACATCCAGTCTGCAGAAGACATCGAAGAAGCTCTCAAAGATCTTCTTGGCGGAACCATTAAAGAAATGATGGAAGCTGAAATGGACCATCATCTGGGTTACGAAAAATCAGAACGATCAGACAGTGACGATTATCGCAACGGCTACAAATCAAAAACTGTAAAATCTCGTTTCGGCAAGATGGAAATTGAAGTTCCTCAGGACCGCCGTTCTACTTTTGAACCTCAGGTTGTAAAAAAAGGTCAGAAAAACATAAACAACATTGATTCAAAAATAATCTCGATGTATGCAAAAGGGATGACCACCCGCCAGATTTCAGATACCATTCAGGACATTTACGGATTTGAAACTTCAGAAGGATTCATTTCGGATGTTACAGATAAGATCCTTCCTGAAATTGAAGAATGGCAGAACCGTCCGCTGGAAGAAATATATCCGGTGATTTACATTGATGCCATTCATTACTCAGTTCGTGACAACGGAGTTATTCGTAAGCTTGCAGCCTATGTGATTCTTGGACTTACCTGCGACGGCCATAAGGAAGTTCTTTCTCTGTCGGTTGGAGACAATGAAAGCTCAAAATACTGGCTTAACGTGCTTAATGAGCTGAAAAATCGCGGTGTAAAGGACATTATGGTCATCTGTGCCGATGGACTCACAGGAATCAAGGAAGCAATCAATGCTGCATTTCCTAAAACTGAATACCAGCGCTGTATCGTTCATCAGGTCAGAAACACTTTGAAGTATGTTGCCGACAAAGACCGCAAGCCTTTCGCTGCAGATCTTAAAACCATTTACCATGCCTCTGATGAAAAGGCTGGTGCAAAAGCCCGGGACAGGGTTACAGAAAAATGGTCTTCAAAATATCCTAATGCAATGAAAAGCTGGACTGTAAATTGGGATGTCATTACACCTATATTTAAATTTTCTGCTGATGTCAGAAAGGTCATTTATACCACCAATGCCATCGAAAGTTTGAATTCTACTTACAGAAAACTGAATCGCCAGCGAAGTGTTTTCCCAAGCGATCAGGCTTTGCTAAAGGCTCTTTACCTGGCAACATTCGAAGCAACAAAAAAA